A region of Lycium barbarum isolate Lr01 chromosome 1, ASM1917538v2, whole genome shotgun sequence DNA encodes the following proteins:
- the LOC132642000 gene encoding acyl carrier protein 1, chloroplastic-like: MASFTTSSATMSCSLMPNQALNRVANLKTSSLSFKGISFSSIRLNPATRRLSITCAAKPETVNKVCDIVKKQLALSANTEVSGESKFAALGADSLDTVEIVMGLEEEFGISVEEDSAQSITTVQDAADLIEDLISKKA; the protein is encoded by the exons ATGGCTTCTTTTACAACCTCATCAGCTACCATGTCCTGCTCCTTGATGCCAAATCAG GCACTTAACCGTGTCGCGAATTTGAAGACATCATCTCTTTCTTTCAAGGGCATAAGCTTCTCTTCCATCAGATTGAATCCAGCCACTCGTCGCCTCAGTATTACTTGTGCG GCTAAGCCAGAAACAGTCAACAAAGTGTGTGATATTGTGAAGAAACAATTGGCTCTTTCGGCTAATACTGAAGTCAGTGGAGAATCAAAGTTTGCTGCGCTTGGTGCTGATTCTCTTGATACG GTGGAGATTGTCATGGGACTTGAGGAAGAGTTTGGTATCTCCGTGGAAGAAGACAGTGCTCAGAGTATTACAACAGTTCAAGATGCTGCAGACCTGATTGAGGATCTCATTTCAAAGAAAGCTTGA
- the LOC132642005 gene encoding uncharacterized protein LOC132642005 isoform X2 — MKFLDWYLKIAVVSAMIGGSMELFMIKTGFYDKVTVLEAEKRAWESSPEAKAVREALNPWRHHDAEAGKSS, encoded by the exons ATGAAATTCTTGGATTGGTACCTGAAAATTGCCGTTGTTTCTGCTATGATTGGTGGTTCCATGGAGCTATTCATGATCAAAACTGGCTTTT ATGATAAGGTAACTGTTCTCGAGGCAGAAAAGAGAGCTTGGGAGAGTTCTCCTGAAGCTAAAGCTGTCAGAGAAGCTCTGAATCCATGGAGACATCATGATGCCGAAGCAGGAAAAAGTTCTTAG
- the LOC132642005 gene encoding uncharacterized protein LOC132642005 isoform X1 has protein sequence MTRISNRETQIPSTGLDYKQIRTRNFTTVPLFEFSLSPVNSVVRKREKETKMKFLDWYLKIAVVSAMIGGSMELFMIKTGFYDKVTVLEAEKRAWESSPEAKAVREALNPWRHHDAEAGKSS, from the exons atgacccgaaTTTCAAACCGGGAGACCCAAATTCCATCTACCGGACTGGATTATAAACAAATTCGAACCCGGAATTTCACCACAGTACCTCTGTTCGAATTTTCCCTTTCTCCTGTGAATTCAGTTGTAAG AAAGCGTGAAAAGGAAACGAAAATGAAATTCTTGGATTGGTACCTGAAAATTGCCGTTGTTTCTGCTATGATTGGTGGTTCCATGGAGCTATTCATGATCAAAACTGGCTTTT ATGATAAGGTAACTGTTCTCGAGGCAGAAAAGAGAGCTTGGGAGAGTTCTCCTGAAGCTAAAGCTGTCAGAGAAGCTCTGAATCCATGGAGACATCATGATGCCGAAGCAGGAAAAAGTTCTTAG
- the LOC132615758 gene encoding potassium transporter 10-like, which produces RLRCFKVKDSSSNGKSDGVVKKKITSRVVDNNKESSLLPPMSSPHRFNRDLGVNRSNTNEHRKTSTSSPEKEDRYYTTRGSVGVDDSSKLFIDSREEKKKMVWPKLLVTLSSKEKEEDFMAMKGCKLPQRPKKRAKLIQRTILAAVVGNQAIITGTFSIIKQCSSLGCFPKVKIVNMSSKIHGQIYIPEINWTLMLLCLAVTIGFRDTKRMGNASGMDVMI; this is translated from the exons AGATTAAGGTGTTTCAAGGTTAAAGATTCGAGTTCAAATGGGAAATCTGATGGAGTTGTGAAGAAGAAAATAACATCTAGAGTTGTTGATAATAACAAGGAATCTAGTCTTCTTCCTCCTATGTCTTCTCCTCATCGTTTTAACAG GGATTTGGGTGTGAATAGATCTAACACAAACGAGCATCGTAAGACATCAACTTCGTCCCCCGAAAAGGAGGACAGATATTATACGACAAGAGGGTCGGTAGGCGTCGACGATAGTAGCAAGTTATTCATTGATTCAAGggaggaaaagaaaaagatggtTTGGCCAAAATTGCTTGTTACATTGTCCAgtaaagagaaagaagaagattTTATGGCCATGAAAGGTTGCAAGCTTCCTCAAAGGCCCAAGAAAAGGGCTAAGTTGATACAAAGAACCATACTTGCTGCTGTGGTGGGGAACCAAGCCATCATCACTGGAACCTTTTCAATTATTAAACAATGCTCCTCTTTGGGTTGCTTTCCTAAAGTTAAAATAGTGAATATGTCATCAAAAATACATGGACAGATTTATATTCCAGAGATCAATTGGACCTTAATGTTACTGTGCTTGGCTGTTACTATTGGCTTCAGAGATACCAAAAGGATGGGCAATGCTTCAGGTATGGATGTAATGATATGA